A single genomic interval of Flammeovirga agarivorans harbors:
- a CDS encoding glycoside hydrolase family protein, with protein MKKLIVTLGALLVSASMTYAQKESDFYKDKIKQVSKTVDLVKDYKVNNKDNQDDSDKLQKAIDDMTSLKNGGRINIGAGTYYFGSIEVKSNVHIVISKDALIYPVAPEKKNKNYGIFDFGTNGNYVENLSVRGDKGQYTVDVSKAENKRVRVFSMNNAHNFLIADMNCIDDNSRFSSITMGYAKYNGKYVMSDNGVVKNCRIEKAHYGYGLVQSQALKNVFFKDLWGDGGVTLRLETGLKKMNNAQTGGNHDIYAKNIYCQNGNASVMISPHAIKNGHVEVDGVEAVNTGFAVRIDKGYASKDQKKLNLKPGYYANTSIVKNVKATYGDNAQVKPKHFKYITCYAKPLIHSKPHPDGESYPAPSVAAILYRADGNADNANGYYKVEISNVEAIGFPYQKKAVINESDEVVNCEQ; from the coding sequence ATGAAAAAACTTATCGTAACATTAGGTGCTTTATTGGTAAGCGCTAGTATGACTTATGCTCAAAAAGAGAGCGATTTTTACAAAGACAAAATCAAGCAAGTGTCTAAAACTGTTGACCTAGTGAAAGACTATAAGGTAAACAACAAAGACAATCAAGATGATAGTGACAAACTTCAGAAAGCGATTGATGACATGACCTCTTTAAAAAATGGAGGGCGTATCAACATCGGTGCTGGAACATATTATTTTGGTAGTATTGAGGTAAAATCAAATGTACATATTGTGATTTCAAAAGATGCCTTGATCTATCCTGTAGCTCCGGAAAAGAAAAACAAAAACTACGGCATTTTTGATTTCGGAACGAATGGTAATTATGTAGAAAACCTTAGTGTAAGAGGGGATAAAGGCCAATATACTGTAGATGTTAGTAAAGCAGAAAATAAGAGAGTAAGGGTATTTAGCATGAACAATGCCCATAACTTTTTAATTGCGGATATGAACTGTATTGATGACAACTCAAGGTTCTCGTCTATTACTATGGGCTATGCAAAGTACAATGGTAAATATGTGATGTCTGACAATGGTGTGGTTAAAAATTGTAGAATAGAAAAAGCACACTATGGTTATGGGTTAGTACAATCACAAGCCTTAAAAAATGTATTCTTCAAAGATCTTTGGGGCGATGGTGGTGTAACGCTTCGTTTAGAAACTGGCTTAAAGAAAATGAACAATGCCCAAACTGGCGGTAATCATGACATCTATGCGAAGAATATATATTGCCAAAATGGAAATGCCAGTGTGATGATCTCTCCACATGCGATTAAAAATGGACATGTAGAAGTAGACGGAGTCGAAGCCGTAAACACTGGATTTGCAGTAAGGATTGACAAAGGATATGCGAGCAAAGACCAGAAAAAGCTAAACCTTAAGCCAGGTTATTATGCCAATACTTCAATCGTTAAAAATGTAAAGGCCACTTATGGCGATAATGCACAAGTAAAGCCTAAGCACTTTAAATACATTACTTGTTATGCAAAACCATTAATCCATTCAAAACCTCACCCAGACGGTGAGAGTTATCCAGCACCTTCTGTTGCAGCTATTCTTTACAGAGCAGATGGAAATGCAGATAATGCCAATGGTTATTACAAAGTAGAAATTTCTAATGTAGAAGCCATCGGTTTCCCTTACCAAAAGAAAGCAGTCATCAATGAAAGTGATGAAGTAGTTAACTGCGAACAGTAA